In the Bacillus sp. FJAT-42376 genome, TAAAAAGGGGTAGTGACGATGAAAACAAAAAAATGGCTCGCTGGATTAAGTATGACGGCATTGCTTTTAGGAACAGCTCTTACCGGCTGCAGCGGAGGAAAGGAAAAAACTGCATCCAACGGGGAAAAGGTAGAAATTACGCTTGCTGGCTGGGGTACTCCTGAAGAAACAAAGCTATTGGATGAGATATTAAAAGATTTCGAATCGACTCATCCAAATATTAAAGTAAAAAGAGAGAACATTTCTGATCAATACATGGATGTGATGAAAACCCGTTTAATTGGCGGAAAAGGCCCGGATGTTTTCTATCTGGATGCATTTGAAGCGCCGGGTCTCATTTCTACAGGGACGATTCAGCCTCTCGATGAATACATCAAGGAAGATTTTGATCTGAAAGATTTTGAAAAACCGCTTATTCAAGCATTCCAGAAAGACGGAAAAACCTATGGTTTGCCGAAAGGCTACTCCACTCTGGCGATGTTTTACAACAAAAAAATGCTGAAGGATGCCGGAGTTGAAGTGCCAAAAACGTGGGAAGAATTCCAGGCTGCCTCTAAAAAGCTTTCAAACGGAAAAGGGGTATATGGTTTCGGGGCTTCTCCTGAGCTTGCGCGTCTGTATCACATCGCCCAATCGAAAGGCGGTAAAGTGGCAACAGACAATAAAGCAACCTTTGCAGATCAAAAGGTAATTGAAGGCCTGCAGCCAATCGTTGATATGCACAACGTGGAAAAATCTGCGGCAGAACCGAAAGAAACGGGAGCAACCTGGACTGGAGAAATGTTCGGTCAAGGGAAAGCCGCTTTCGTATTTGAAGGAAACTGGGCTATTCCTTATCTGGAGGCAACCTTCCCGGATGTGGATTACGGAACAGCCGAATTGCCGACGATTGACGGCAAAAAAGGAACCATGGCTTACACCGTTTCTTATGTTATGAATGCAGCCTCTGAGAAAAAAGAAGCTTCTTGGGAATTGATCTCCTACCTGACAGGAAAAGAAGGCATGGAAAAATGGGCGTCTAAAGGCTTCGAACTTCCAAGCCGCAAATCTGTGGCAGAAAAAAGCGGACTTGCTGAGGATGAACTTCGCGGACCGATTGTAGCAGGTGCCCCATATGCGACGGTGTGGGCAGATGATACAAACCTGCCGATTATCTTTAACAACTTTAACAATCAGTTTATCAGCTCCTTCCTTGGAGATCAGACACTTGATAAAGCATTAAAAGCAGCGGAAACTCAGGCAAATAAAGAGATTGACAATCAATAAGAGGCAATAGAAGGAAAGAGGAGACATCCTCTTTTCTTTGTTCCTGCTTTTATAGGAAGAGCTCTGCTAAACTTGGCTGTTGATTGCAGCTAGCAGGCGATCGCTTATCCTTGGGCGGGCGGTGAGCCTCCTCCTGGCTTCGCCACTGCGGGGCCTCACCTGTCCCGCTGCTATGGCCTTCCGCTCCAATCAACAGGTGTGAAAAATCAACAACATTCATTAACATAGCCATAGGAAGAGCTCTGAATCAACATTAGCGGAGCGATGGAAAAGGAGTGATTTACACATGAGCAAAAGGAACTTTTCAAAAGCGAAAGCAAGGGAAGCAGGCCAGGGGTATTTATTTATGAGTCCGACGCTGCTCGTGCTGCTTTTGTTTATTCTCGGACCGATTCTATATGCAATCTACCTAGCTTTTCATAAGGTGCAGCTCCTTGGAATAGCAGATTTCCAATTTGTCGGATTCGATAATTTCACAAAAATCCTGAATGATGAAAGAGCTAAAATTGCCCTTTGGAATACAGCCAAATATGTCATCATCGTGGTTCCTGTTCAGACCATCCTGGCACTTGTCCTGGCCGCGACGCTGAATGCGGGAATCAAGGGCCAGAAATTCTTCCGTATTATTTACTTTCTTCCAACCCTGACTTCATCGGCTGTTTTAACGCTGATTTTCATGTGGATGTATAACCAAAATGGTCTTTTCAATAAGTTTTTATCCATTTTCGGTTTGCCGGCTTACAATTGGATCGGGGACCCATCGATCGCCCTGAATGCGATCATGCTGATGAATATCTGGTCTACAGCGCCATTTTATATGGTTATCTACCTTGCCGCTCTTCAGGATATTCCTGAATCACTGTATGAAGCAGCAGAGCTGGATGGAGCGAATGTATTCCAGAAGTTCTTGTTCGTTACGGTTCCGAATCTCCGTCCGGTCACATCCTTTGTTGTAATCATGGGGTTAATTGGAACATTCCAGCTTTTTGACCAATCCTACATTTTCTCAGGAGGATCGGGAGGGCCGAACAACTCAACCCTGACAGTCGTTCTGCTTATTTACCAATATGCATTTAAAAGTCTGGGAACGATGGGATACGCCGCTGCCATCGCATTCGCACTGGCCCTTGTCATCCTCATTGCCACACTGATCCAGCGAAAGTTTTCAAAAGAAGAATCCTTATATTAAGGGGAGGGACAGACAATGAAAAAATTCAGCCCGGGAAAAATCTTTCTCTATATCATTCTTGTTCTATATGCAATTGTCACCCTGATTCCATTTCTGTGGGCACTCGGCTCTTCGTTTAAAACACTGGGTGAAATCGTAAGCGGGTCC is a window encoding:
- a CDS encoding ABC transporter substrate-binding protein gives rise to the protein MKTKKWLAGLSMTALLLGTALTGCSGGKEKTASNGEKVEITLAGWGTPEETKLLDEILKDFESTHPNIKVKRENISDQYMDVMKTRLIGGKGPDVFYLDAFEAPGLISTGTIQPLDEYIKEDFDLKDFEKPLIQAFQKDGKTYGLPKGYSTLAMFYNKKMLKDAGVEVPKTWEEFQAASKKLSNGKGVYGFGASPELARLYHIAQSKGGKVATDNKATFADQKVIEGLQPIVDMHNVEKSAAEPKETGATWTGEMFGQGKAAFVFEGNWAIPYLEATFPDVDYGTAELPTIDGKKGTMAYTVSYVMNAASEKKEASWELISYLTGKEGMEKWASKGFELPSRKSVAEKSGLAEDELRGPIVAGAPYATVWADDTNLPIIFNNFNNQFISSFLGDQTLDKALKAAETQANKEIDNQ
- a CDS encoding sugar ABC transporter permease, with amino-acid sequence MSKRNFSKAKAREAGQGYLFMSPTLLVLLLFILGPILYAIYLAFHKVQLLGIADFQFVGFDNFTKILNDERAKIALWNTAKYVIIVVPVQTILALVLAATLNAGIKGQKFFRIIYFLPTLTSSAVLTLIFMWMYNQNGLFNKFLSIFGLPAYNWIGDPSIALNAIMLMNIWSTAPFYMVIYLAALQDIPESLYEAAELDGANVFQKFLFVTVPNLRPVTSFVVIMGLIGTFQLFDQSYIFSGGSGGPNNSTLTVVLLIYQYAFKSLGTMGYAAAIAFALALVILIATLIQRKFSKEESLY